The segment GCTCAACAGGATTTATGATAATACTCTGCCGGCATATGAACTGTACGTGCGAAGACACGAACTGCGAAGTTTGGCCCAACTAACGATGTTGGCTACGGAGTTCGAATCCATCCAAGAGCGGAATAACCCCACTGCTCCCACTGCCCCTCGGCCCGGCCCAAGATACACTAGACCGACGACGCACCAGACGCAAAACGAGGTCGAAGCAAACCGGACCTCCTTTCGGAAGCCCCAATGGGACACGGCAGGACCGGCAAGGAGACCATCGTCAAACCGACCCGACACTCCAGCGCCGGAAGTCGCTCACCGCATGGTCACCACCCCCATCGCCAACCCACGGATGGCCTGTCGCCGCTGAGCCGAAGCCGGCCATGCCTCCCACAACTGCACCAACCCCTCTATCctgttctgttgggaatgcggTAAGCGAGGCGTAAGGACCATCGTTTGCTGCCGCCAAGACTCGTCGGGAAACGATCAGCATCCCCGACTGGCACGGGAACAGCCGGGAACGACGCCTCCCCAAACCCAGAACTAAGCCACCCACTACAGATACAGGACGGCCGGATAGTGGCGAGGGTGACGATAGGAGGACGGGCCACAGAGGCCACTGTGGATACCGGGGCGTCCCGGAGTTTCGTCAGGGAAGCGTGCGTCCAGATCCGCCTGGCAGACGGGTCGGTACGCGAAATAACGCAAACTCTGTTGGCGTTCGTTAAACTGGACAAACGCGAGGTACAGATACCGCTCCTAGTGTTACCAAACATGCTAGAGCAGGTCATCGTGGGGATGTACTTCCTCTGCGCCATCGAAACAACGATACAGTGTGGCACCACCCTCCTCCAACTCCGCGACAGTCCCCTCGCGACAAATACACCGGTAGTTACCGCCAGCTCGGTGCACACCCCGGAACTCGCGCCTACGAAACCCAAGGCGACGAACGATACGCCACGCAAACAAGGAATCAGGAACACGAAGCCCAGGACCCCGACGGAACGCCCTGACCCCAGGTCATCCAACCAGGGCAAAATCTCGGGTAAGGCAACAAGGGACGCGAACAGACCCACCAGGACCCCCGGTCCAACGTCCTCGACGAGTGGTGGAGAGCCCGGAGCAACGATCGAACCCCCACGGCGGCGACGATCGTCCAGCGGCCCAGCGCCGAATACAACGACCACGTTAGCCGCCCCGGCGAGCGAGCGCGGTAACGCAGCCCTTTCGATAACGGAAACTCCCACATCCGAAATCGTCCTTACTGCCCGAAGTTTTCCCAGCCGAGAACCGGGAATAGGAGCAACAGCCACTCGAGACACCGACCGGGGCCCCGACGCGCCCGTGGCCGGAGATCAACTCATCAGCACCAACGCCACGGGGCGCTGCCGGAGCCACCCTCCCCGCGTCGCCGAAGGTTTCACTATAGCAGGCACCAGAGCGGAAATCTGCGTCACCCGAACGAGCCACTGGGCTAGCACTAGCGAGACCCGCATGTTCGTGCATCACGCCGAATACGACCAACCCATGTATTCAGCCGGAGTCCCGAAAATGCCCTGCCTACACCCGGTGGTCGCTAATATAAGGGAGTACCCTCGTGAGATCGAACCGCCAAGCGCGTTCGACATGACCATACTCCCCGAGGGCCGAGACCAGACCCCTGCTCCCGGAACCAGCCGGCTAAGCGAAGAGGAGCCAGAAAGAGTCCCCGACCCCTGGCCTCCCGACGTGGCGCCGCAaatccaggaattcctggacgAAGAGCTGCCGAAGCTCGCAGGCCTCCGAGGGACCACGGACCTCACGGAGCACACGACAGTTATGAGGGACCAGCGTCCCATAAAGCAACGGTACTACCCAAAGAACCCGGCTATGCGTCGGATCATCGACGAGCAGGTCGACCATGTGATAGCAGAAGGCCTGATCGAGCCCTCGCGAAGTCCCCACAGCGCCCCCATTGTCCTCGTCCGCAAAAAGGACGGAAGGTGGCGCATGTTTGTGGACTATCGACAACTAAACGAACATTCGATCCCGGACGCATACCCGTTGCCGAGTATCAACTATGTATATACTGGAAAGACTCCGAAACGCGCGGTTCATCACCACGCTGGATCTGAAGAATGGATACTGGCAGATACCGATGGCCCATGACAGTAAGGAGGcaacggcgttcacggtgcccggaagAGGCCTCTATCAGTGGAAGGTAATGCCTTTCGGGTTACATTCCGCGGGAGCCACGTTCCAGCGTACCCTCGACACGGTCATCGGCGCAGACATGGAACCCTTCGCTTTCGCGTATCTGgacgacatcgtcatcgtcggcaAGGATTTCGCGGAACATTTGCGCAACGTCGAGAGAGTCTTCTCGCGACTGCGCCTGGCCAAACTGCGGATCAACGCAGACAAATGCGTATTTTTCCAGCGCCGCATAAAATACCTGGGTCACATGGTCAGCGAGGAAGGCATTCATACCGACCCTGACAAGATAGCGGCCGTCAAAGACCTGAGACCGCCCACTAACCTGAAGGAATTGCGACAATGCATAGGCATGGCGGGCTGGTATCGTCGATTCGTCCCCAATTTCGCCACCATAGTGCAACCGATGTCATTGCTACTAAAGAAGGGGAGAGCATGGGCATGGGGACAGGAACAACAGGACTCCTTCGACGAACTCAAAGTGCGACTCACCACCGCCCCGGTGCTCGCCTGCCCGGACTTCAACGTCAAATTCTCCCTGCAGACCGACGCGAGCAACGTGGGTGTGGGCgcggtcctcacccaagagatcgaagggaaGGAACGCGTCATCGCCTACGTCAGCCGGCGCCTTAATAAGGCAGAGGAGAATTATtcggccaccgacaaggaATGCCTGGCCGTCATATGGGCAATCCGGAAATTGCGCTGTTACTTGGAAGGATACCGGTTCGACGTGGTGACCGACCATCTCGCGCTGAAATGGCTAAACACCCTTGAGAGCCCTTACGGgagagtggcgagatgggcgctggagctgcagcagtACCAATACGACGTACATTATCGGGCCGGCAACCAGAACGTGGTCGCCGACGCGCTCTCTAGGCAACCTTTGGAATCCCTTTCACGCGTCGAAGAAGAGGGCACGACCTGCCCGTGGCTCAGAAGAAGGATCCAACAAGTTCACGACGAGCCCCAAAAATACCCGGACTACACGTACGAAAACGGGCAGCTTTACGGAAACCTGGAGCACGGAGCCGACGATGACGACCACGTGCCGTGGAAGCTCTGCGTGCCCAAGGACTGCCGAGCGAGAGTCCTCCGCGAGTGCCACGACCAACCGACGGCAGGCCACCTCGGCGTGCGAAAAACTATCACGAGGATATCCCAGAGGTATTATTGGCCGGGATTTTATCGCGACGTGAGGCGATATATCCGCGGTTGCGTGAGCTGCCAGAAGTTCAAGGCTACCCAACGCAAGCCAGTGGGCCGGATGCTCACCTGCAAGGCCGAGGAACCCTTCGACACCCTGTGCGCCGACTTCGTCGGACCGTTACCCCGATCCAAACGGGGGAACGCCATCCTGCTAGTTTTCTTTGACACCTTCTCCAAATGGGTCGAACTGGTGCCCCTTAAGAAGGCAACGACGGCTAGCCTCGAACGAGCTTTCAGGGAACGCATACTGAGTAGCTTCGGTGTTCCGAAGCTGTTTGTCTGTGACAACGGCACCCAGTTCACCAGTCGGTCGTTCAAGACCTTCCTGCACACCGCCGGCGTGGAACTCCAACACACCGCGCCCTATTGTCCGCAAGAGAACCCGACGGAAAGGGCAAGCCGGACCGTGAAGACGATGATCGCCCAATTCGTGGACGATCACCAAAACACGTGGGACGAACTCTTGCCAGAAATGACGCTGGCGATCAACTCGAGCGTCTCGGAGACTACCGGTTTCAGCCCGGCATTCCTCGTACACGGAAGAGAGCCCCGACTGCCCGTCGCCTTATACGACGAGTCACGCCGGGGACGGGAAGCGCCCAGGAAACTCCTATGGGTAAGGCCGCCAGGCTAAAAGAAGTGTTCGCCATCGTCAGAAACAACATTCAAAGGGCCAGCCAAGAACAAGGGAGGCACTACAACCTTCGCCGACGACAGTGGCGTCCCACGATCGGTTCGCTAGTACTTCTACGGCAGCATCACCTCTCAAACGCCGCCGAAGGCTTCGCGGCAAAACTGGCCCCTAAATTTGACGGCCCCTATCGCGTGAAGGGTTTCCCGTCGCCAAACATCGTTCAGCTGCAGCACCCGAGCAGCCGGAAACGGAAGGTCGCCAACATCAACGATCTTAGAGAATTCCACGACCGCGAACCCGACGAACGTGCCGGGGAGGCGGACGACCCAGGTACCGCCGAACAATCGCCGGACCACGACAGGGGCACAGGTACCGGCTGAAACAAAGGGAAAAGGGGGGAAGGGGCGCCCGTGCCGGGGAAAAACCCGAGCGAGGCAAGCGACGACTGCCCGGATCCCGAAAAGTACCGACACTAGGTCGACCGACGGCGTAGCCCGCGACACGCGTCTCCGGCAGTCCGAGACCCCACCATCACCGATCAGTGCCATTTTGCCACCACAGCCGAACGGTCGAATCGATCCCAACCCAAACGCTTCCGAAGATAACGCAAAACCATACAACATAAAGGACCTACTGATTTTCCTCACTCTGCTAACCTCGACGCGCGCGCTGGTCAAGTTGAATGACTACACTAACGCGGACTATATCCCAATAGCGGACGGGGACGCCATCATTTGGGCCAACCACGTATACCTGCACCACACTACGAACGTGACGTCATACGAAGATTACGTCGCCGAAACGGAACAAGCCGCGGAGctatttagcctagaccggatGGCGCAAGTGATAGCAGCCGACCTGGACCACATCAAGAACCTGGTGGCCACGCTAAGGGTCCACCATCGGGGAACAAGGAGTATAAACCTGCTCAGAACAGCATTGAAGGTAGTGGCCGGAACGCCCGACTTCGACGACTGGGAGCAGGTCAAATTCCAACAAAAGCAGCTGGCGGAGTCCAGCCGTGGCCAAAACGAAATCAACTCCAGGATTCAAACCCGGATCAGAATGCGGGCCCCAAACCCTCAGCATCGGGGATTGCGAAGCCACCATCGGCGCCACGTTTTGCAGAGAACGCGAGGGGATCACCTGCGCTCAGCAGATGGTGACCGGGTGCGTCGCGCTCTGCGCGACTTCGCCCGGTCACTTGGATCCGATCGTCGTGGTGGACCACGGCACCATCATCGTCAACGACGGAAGGTTCACCGTTGTAGATGAGGCGGGGACCACCCAAGCAATCTCGGGATCGTACCTAGTTACGTATTCCCACCGGGTCTCGTTTAACTCCAAAAGAAAGGAGGTGGTACCGGCGATGACTCGAATAAACGTAACGGCACACAAGGAAAAGCTAAGCTTGCCGTTCCTACGGGAGTTAAGCCTACAAAATTCAAACTACATCGACGACCTGAACGTGACGGTGACGATAAGGAGCGCCGCCTCGTATTTGTTCACCCTCGTCGTCGCCATCCCTCTCTGCGCCATCATCTGGGTGCTATACCGCCGCCTCAAACCCCCCGGCCAATGACGAACCGGCCAGAACAACAGAGACGGCGCACGGTACTGTCGCCCCCGGCAGAGCCTTCCCGCGGCGATACATGCCCAGAGGCCGGCCGAGCCCAGCGATAAGAGCTGGCCCTACACCCGGCCCATCGGCGCCCGAAATCCGATCGGAGCCCGCGTGCGACGCATAGCTGCGCTGTCCGTAAAACGGAAGTTACGAAGGGAAAAGACGACAAAAatgaaatataaaaaaaaaaaataataaaataaagaaagaacgaaaaaaaatatataaatgtcAATTCGGCAGATTCATGCATTACACTCATTACACACATTCATAAACCCATGCCCCAAACGTCCATAATCGTCCCACGGATCCATTTACCATAGCTTAGATTACAGAATTGCAAGCCCGCTGACGCCGGCTCCCGTGAGTCGCGCTGTCAGCGGAGGGAAATGCATGACGTTAGAAATACAAGAAATAAGTCAGATTCCGAACGCCGAGCGAGCAAGGCGATTTTGATAAAACCCTACTATACAAGAACCAAAACAATGTAAGTTTTCGTCACGCCCCCTGGGAGGCCCTAGAATTAAGAAGATTAAAGTAgattaaatagaaaatagaCACTCTCCCCTCCCCGAACTCTACGCACCGAAGAACCAGCCATGAACGCCACCGAGAACACCCCAGCTAAGGCGCACCAGAGAGCCGCTGCATCAGCAGAGGCCCCCGAAGTCGTAGACCTCACGGATTTCCCCGACGCCGAGGAACCGGAGTCCGCTGCCAAGGCGGACGAGGAAGCCGGCCCGCAGCCAGGAGTAGCCGAAGAACCCCACACCTCCGATGGGGACATATACGCGGATATGGAGCTAGACGCCGACGAGGCAGGGCCAGCGGACCACGAGGGTCCCCGAAACAGCCCCCCGCTGTTCTCCCGCCGACCATCCGGGTTCCGTCGAGAGAACCTAAGGTCGCCGCCGCCGTATAAACGACGAGCCGCGCCCTGCTCCCCGGAGCCAGGGTCACCGTCATTCGAAGAGGAGTTCGAAGATGCCGGTTCTAGCCAGCACAGCTTCCCGGAACCAGAGACGCCATCATACGCGCCGATGTTCGAACAGGAGTTTGAAGATGCTGGTTATCACCAGCGCCGCGATCCCCGAACCGGCCGTGGCATTTACCGCCCCGAGAGGGGGCTGGAGCGTTACACGCCGAAACCATACAACGCGTACTACGACGACGGGGAGAGCGAAGAGGAGGAACCCTACGGTCGGCAATTCATAGAAGAAACAGAGACCTTTCACCACACGGTCACGCCATGGGGGTTACGCGTCACGCGTAACCACCAGATGTCCGTAGCAGTCTTTGTCCCTCCCGGCCGGAATGTCAACGCGTTCTTCAGGACATTCCGAGAAGCCGCGGAACCAATCGACTACCGCTCCGAACCGGCCGCCCCAGCCAG is part of the Drosophila miranda strain MSH22 chromosome Y unlocalized genomic scaffold, D.miranda_PacBio2.1 Contig_Y1_pilon, whole genome shotgun sequence genome and harbors:
- the LOC117191014 gene encoding uncharacterized protein LOC117191014; this encodes MNATENTPAKAHQRAAASAEAPEVVDLTDFPDAEEPESAAKADEEAGPQPGVAEEPHTSDGDIYADMELDADEAGPADHEGPRNSPPLFSRRPSGFRRENLRSPPPYKRRAAPCSPEPGSPSFEEEFEDAGSSQHSFPEPETPSYAPMFEQEFEDAGYHQRRDPRTGRGIYRPERGLERYTPKPYNAYYDDGESEEEEPYGRQFIEETETFHHTVTPWGLRVTRNHQMSVAVFVPPGRNVNAFFRTFREAAEPIDYRSEPAAPARASPPHAEARPPTPASDPPRRPNPPEESAATTPTHAEAPHAEAAQGPPTERPTWTTEEGNAAPVRQAELTEPEEQWETGPDSGYPTMTIRRVKQTVAEETAPTPQTGEWEGQDELLVDCDLDEILRFLQDESTREGQSPADFSLIEELNQPTQWVIAPADWQVNIPGRALPAGLIEEIHQRLLETERLRFRSWSWDQCYRVHKRSRAAPVCVDLLPEERGGCNEP